In Bos indicus isolate NIAB-ARS_2022 breed Sahiwal x Tharparkar chromosome 10, NIAB-ARS_B.indTharparkar_mat_pri_1.0, whole genome shotgun sequence, the DNA window AGTCAGTGAGATAtctcccctcacacacacaccgaTTCAGCCCTGTGGCCTCCGTCTTTTATTAGCTCTTAGACCATAACATTGATGACATGGgttttttttaaggtctttacCTTTCTTATTTAGGAGTCAATGATAAGATAAAGATAAGCTGTCTTGCGACCTTGCTTTATTTACTGAGTTTTTTCCTCAGCCTGCGGGCCAACTGTctaatgttttgttttctctcttctgaccTCCCTAGACCAAGTGACCGTTCTCTACAAGAGCAAAGCAGTCAGCTATACCTGGCCTTATCCATTTTCCATGGCAGACTCCAGCCCTTGGGTTCATATTACCCTAGGTGATGGCAGAACCCTCCAGACCAAATTGTTGGTAGTTGAAGATTCTTATTTTGCCAGGGGTCTTGCATATCCACATCTTATTAGAGTCTATGGTCTCTTGTTTTAGATCTTAGCTATAGTTGAAGTTGATTTGAAGCAAAGCTTTTGGCTATAAGGACCTGGACCCACTCAGACCAGCTCCAGTTAGGATGGCCCTATTGTAAATGCTGTACAGGAGGCAATCTCTCAGACCATCATATGTCTTGAAATAAAGGATAGCTGGCCTTACAGGGACAGGAATCAGAGGGTCAGAAAATGAGCCCTTTCTCTACCTCTCAGGAATCCTGCAGTCACTCATCTCGCAtctcccattttttttctcttcctgatcaTTAGCTTCCCCTTTTGCATGGCAGCCATTCTCAGCCTTACATCAGGACTGTTCAGCTCCAGTGTCTGCTTTACTGCTTTCTAGTTCAGTATGAAGAGACTTTGGCTGAGTTTAACCTATGGCTGGCCCTTTGTGGGTCAGATGTCCAGCTATGGTCTGTTCATTGAAGCTGGGATCGCTTATGTAGGGCTTCTCCTCTAGGGGCTGGGAGTAACATAGGTAAGAGTTGGCTGCCCCAGATGGGCTTGCCAACAGTTGGAACTAGAGAAAACTTTCAGGAGGCAGGGACAACCTTCTGGAGTAGTTTTGTTAATTAAGAGGTTGGCAGACTCAGCAGGCTCTTGTCTGCACGCAGATTGGTGCAGACGGTCACAACTCAGGAGTGCGGCAGGCTGCAGGAATCCGGAATGTTAGCTGGAACTATGACCAATCCGCTGTTGTGGCTACTCTGCATTTATCAGAGGTAAGATCCTGAGCCCACTCTTGGGAGCCTTGCTCATGCCTAACTGGTACCGGGCACTTCTGACAAGGACTCTTCTCCTGTGTGTTGTAGGCCACCGAAAACAATGTAGCTTGGCAGAGATTTCTCCCCTCTGGGCCCATTGCTCTGCTTCCGGTAAGAAGTCCTTCTGGCTTGTCTTCTTAAACATGTCAACTCTTCTCCTTTTAGAACCTCACTCCACTCAGCCTTTTGCTAGTTGCAAGGGACTATGCCCAGACTAGCATTGTTACCCCTTCTTATCGTCCCTCGCACCTGAGAGCTCTTAGGAACCGAAGTGTCAGCCCTTGGCATTGATGTTCTTTCGACACAGCTCTCAGACACTTTGAGTTCCTTGGTTTGGTCCACATCCCATGAACATGCAGCAGAGCTGGTCAGCATGGAAGAGGAGGAGTTTGTGGATGCCATTAACTCCGCCTTTGTGAGTATCACCTGCCGATGATGTGTTGCGGGGATAGATCCAGAAAGGTGGTTCTGAGTAAGAAGAAAGGAATAATCAACACACTGCCCCTTTGGACCTGTACCACTTGATCTGGATTACATGGGGGAGAGGCTTCAGGAAAATGTGAAACCACAGAAATTGGCTTGTGTGCACTTCTGAGCGTCGTGGGCTGCTGCTCTGCTGACCGAAACAGCTGCCTGTGTGGAAGTTACTTGGATAAGTAACTTTTTTTGAAGTGATAATACTTTGATAATTTTTAACAGAAGCCAGCAAGAGCAAAAGGAACTAAACGTACTAAAGGGGCTTCCAAGGTAATGATGACCCTTTCTGGGTGACTTAGTATATGTTCCTGGCATAAGGCCTTTGCAGTGCATTCGTTCAGCAAGTTATGAGTGCTGCTACGTAGATGGCACTGGAGGTAGACAAGTGAGATACAGCCCCTGCTTTCAGGAAGCTCAGAGTGAGGAAGGACACAGAAATGAGTTAGGATCCAGTGTAGAGTTTGCATAGGATGCTATACTATGGAGCTTGGAGGAGAACAACAGACACAGAGGACGGTTTGGAGGGAGGTTTACAAAGCGATGGTAGCTTCTGGACACTCCTAGGTGTTACCCTGGTGAACTAGAATTGAGGGGACATTCTAAGCAGAGGGGTGTGTGGAATCAAGAGCATGCTGTAGAGAGAGCTGCTTTGTGGCTGGCACGTGCATTTTGAGGGTTAGGAATGGTGAAAGATGAAGCTCAGAGGTAGGCAGGGGTGGCTCATGAGCAGTTTGACTTGGTCCTACAGCTTGTGGGGAATGACGGGGAATTGCATTTTGCATTCATTTGAGGGGCTTGTCACTTGTGGTACCACTACCCATGGCTGTGGTTATAAAATGCTTGCCTTGTTGAATGTTTTAATTCCCCGCTGGAATTGCTGAtgaactttcactttattttgtggTCGATACTACTCAGTGGAGTGATGTGAACCACACAGACTTCATCGACTCAGCTGGCTCCATGCTGCAGTCCGCAGTTGCCTTTCTGAAGCCCACTAGAATCTCAGCTCGCCAGCTGCCCCCCAGTGTCGCCAGGGTGGACGCCAAAAGCCGAGTCCTGTTTCCTCTTGGGTTGGGACACGCTGCCGAGTATGTCCGGCCTCGGCTGGCCCTCATTGGGTAAGATGGTAACAGCAGAGCCGCTCCCTTTTCCCTCTGGCTGAAGGCCACACCTGAACTCTGCTTTATTCTTAGGGATGCAGCCCACAGGGTCCATCCACTTGCAGGACAAGGTGTCAACATGGGCTTTGGGGATATCTCCAGTTTGCTCCATCACCTCAGTACTGCAGCCTTCAATGGCAAAGACTTAGGTAAGGATTCAGTGTACCTTGGAGAAGTATCCCAAGCTCATATAGTATGGGAAGATTAGGAAAATGACTCCTCAGGAGCCAGACAGAGTGGGCATAAATGCATCTGGTTTGCTAGGAAAGAAAACAGCACTGCAGAATTAGGGAGGTAACCTTGCCTTTTCCCTCCAGGCTCCATGAGCCACCTCACAAGTTATGAAACAGACAGACAGCGTCACAACACCGCTCTTCTGGCTGCTACGGACCTACTGAAGAGGCTCTATTCCACCAGGGCCACCCTCGTCGTGCTGCTCAGGACCTGGGGCTTGCAGGCTACAAATGCAGTGTCTCCACTCAAAGTAAGAGAGCTCTCCCAGATCTCCAAGAATCATGCTCACTGAGGAATGACTTGGCCGATGActgtttaatttctttgaattatttttcttggctATTAAATTATCATCTTTATCTGAATACCTTCCCCAGTGGTTATGAGCAGAAATGTCCCTGCTGGGCTTTTTGGTACTAGCCCACATGGAAGCAGTAACTTGATATAAAATAGTGAATACGGATTCTTAAAGATGCTTAAACTCCTTTTGCTGCTGTCCAGCTTCTTTCCTGAGAAACCTCCATTAAAAGTTACTTTGGAGGGACTTGGAAGGAGAATCTGTCTGGAACTATCACGAATTTTTGCTTcaatcactttaaatattttaaagtattgtcTTCACCTGCCTTCATACCTTAAAATATCAAGAGTATCACTCACttgatttcattttatctctAGGAACAGATTATGGCCTTTGCAAGCAAATGAGTACTCTTCTTCTGGAGATTATGTTGATGAAAAATGAATATCGAACATCTTTTTCCAAGACCATCACGTcgtttcaaaattaaataaatttacattagaattcttctctctttttctcctctgcttaATGAACTTTTGAAGCCCAAATAATGAGTGATAATTTATGGTGAGGAGGGCATATCAACCAAGCCAAGGggaaaaaaccaaaggaaaactatgacttggctgaaaataaatttttattacttaaaacaaaaattgCTAAGGTGCCGTCTCATTCATTTTTACTTGTTaacaatttttttgaaaaagaagatttatacaactttttaaaaaatgctggttgtaaatttatagtttattttgatAGACAAGAATTAGAAAGTCAATTGATGCATTTTTGTTAGAACTgctattttaaaactaataatgCTAGAATGCAGAATAAGACAAATTGCTTTAACCTTTATTATAGGTATATTAGACTTTCTTAAAAGGAAACCAAGTTTTAAAATGCTAGTTATTACTTCCTTATCACAGCACCATTTTTCATCGATGGCTCCTCTGTGGGACACCACTGTATTCTgtcataaaacaataaataatttcattGCACAGGTTAAAAGACCTCAGGAACCAGgtcaaaagaaaagaatctgaatagcaGCAGAATTTGTTCATGTTTGATTGCAGACTGCTGGCAGACCTGGGCAGGGGGCGGGTTGCTTTACTCTGCAGTTTTGAAGTGCTTACCTCACAGTACCCAAGATGCCTATCGAAGAGATTTTTGGATCCATTGGATTTGTATGCCATAAAGAATATCTTGCTCAGAAGTCTGatttgaagatgaaagaagataACGGTCTGCTTTTGACCCAAGGTAAGCTTTTCTTGGGAAATATTTTTGAAGGAGTGGGAAATGTGTTACCACAGGGGAGCTTTTCAGGTAAATGCAGAAAATTTATAAGATCCTAGAGTAAAAACGTGAATGTTTCAAGTCTTCCTGGAATCTCAGGAAAAATGTGCCCAGAATGAAAGATGGCAGCTCTGGGAAAAGCTGGGTGATTACTGGCAAAGTCCAGAAAGGTCACTGTAGGGGAAAAAGGTCCTCTTTCataagaaaagggaaaggtaAAAAGAACATGGACTCTACAAAAGTACGCAAACAAAATCAGGCAAGACATGAATTTTAAGGCACACCTTGCAAGGACCTCCATAACCCACAGAGGATGTTTtgctgaaaacacacacacaacatccaCTGTGTGCCGGGCCTTGTCCCAAGTATTTGAAATACATAACATATTCACAGAAAGGAAACCTCATCACCAATACTAGACCCTGTAAGACCTCTCGTAAGAGGCCCAAAAAGTATACTAGCGGCAGAAAGAATAGACAAACTtttttgtaagaaataaaaattctcattCCAAATTGTTCCTATAATGGATAAACTGGTTAATTCTCCAGATGTTCTAATCAAGATTATCAGAAAATATGTAGCTACATTTCTGGAGTTATAATGCGTCTACCCAAGAGTTCTGAAAGTATTTGGGATGACTAAAGAAGTCAGCTGAACAATGTGTGGCCTTTATAAAAAAAGTTCCAGAGATAAACTGGTGATAAAAGACCAGGAAATCTTACTCCTCTGAATCCATCAAGCTGGAGGAGTCTTTAGTGAACATAGCTTATCTCTTGGGAAAACGTGGTTTCTAGTGGGAAATGGTCTCCCCCAGTGAAATTTATGGGATTTCAGTTCtcaaaccaggaactgaacctgggccctcggcagtgagagcatggagtcctaaccactagaccaccaggggattccctgtCCCTAATCTTGCATTTAGTGTATGAAGACTGGTTCTAACGGCCTTCTCTTTGGACAAGATGGGAAGGTCCAGAGGTTAAGTAGTATGTTAAAGAGAATGTAAGGGATGTAGAAGGTGTTTTCTTCAAAACACCAAAAGACTAtgcaaatgaaagtgaagtcgcgcagttgtatctgactctttgtgaccccatggactgtagcctatcaggctcctctgtccgtggaattttccaggcaagagtactggagtgggttgccatatccttcaccaggggatcttcccgacccaggggaacccaggtctcccacgttgcaggcagacactttaccatctgagccaccagggaagccccaaaagactATGGAAGGAGAGATTAGAGCAGAAGTAAGACTATggaggagggatttttttttctaacatcaGTGCAGTCCCAAAGTGGAATGAGTTGTCTGGGAACATGCCTAAACAGAAACTGAGTGATAACGAGTTAGAAGCATTAAGGGACTGCAATGGGTAGAAGACTGGATTACATTTTTTAGCTGTCTccattatttccattatttagctgtttctattatttcattCTGCTTTAGCATTTTGGGAGGAAGAGAATAGGTATAAAGGTGACCTCAGTATAATTAAACATTAGTgtgaagaatgaaaaaatgccacatagaattgaaaaaacaaatttgGGGGGATAAGTATATAGAAATTTGCCTAGTTATTTGCACATAtcagatattaaatatttcttgactcaatggacttaTTTGTGCATAtcagatattaaatatttcttgactcaatggacttaTCTGCACATAtcagatattaaatatttcttgactcaatggactatctttaaaaataaggttcCCCAGGAAGTGGTGTGAGGGCCGAGTGTATTTATGTGAAAAAGCTGAGTCTACTGTGGAAGCTACAAGCGTGTGGAGATACAATTCTGCTGGAAGGAAGCTGGAGGTAAAGAGCCAGACTTCAGGAAGATCTTCCAAGTCCAAGAACAATCAAGTGCGTAGACAAGCAAATGACGGTCATGTGGGAGAGAACAAGATAATGGACTTCAGGGGAAATAATTCACAGAATCGAATGCTGAATATTCAAAGTGAGCATCCACTATATGGATGTGGGCCAAGATGGCCAACCAAGTCAAATGTTAGGTCTCACCAGGAAGGGTATCAGAAACCCTGGGACTAGACAGCTATGTAGAGGATGCTAGCTGAAATGATCAGGGGGCAGGGCAGAAAGAGACACTGCTATGAAGACTAAAAGTGCAAGCTGAAAGGGGCTATTACCAAAATCTAGATCCTTGGAAAGCACACCCACAGGCCTCTTACCAGAAACCGGGGTATAGCTGtattagaaatacaaagaaattaaatttaggATGACAATATAAAGACAAGGGGAGGAGGAGGTATTTGCacaggaaacacacacatactccttATATAAGATTGGATATGTTCATTAATCCGAGGGTTGACTGATAAAAAGTTGATTAAAAAGTGGTCTGTACAAGGCAGACACACCCTCCCAAAACGTGTCCTCTTAACTGGATGTCCCACTTCTGGCCAATGAGGAGTTGCTCTCCATCCTGCTGAGATTTAGAATGGCTGCTC includes these proteins:
- the COQ6 gene encoding ubiquinone biosynthesis monooxygenase COQ6, mitochondrial isoform X1, encoding MAAQLARVRWGAVFAAAQKGPRVSCRRWAGASADNVYDVVVSGGGLVGAAMACALGHDIHFCDKKILLLEAGPKKVLEKLPETYSNRVSSISPGSATLLSSFGAWDHICNMRCRAFRRMQVWDACSEALIMFDKDNLDDMGYIVENDVIMHALTKQLEAVSDQVTVLYKSKAVSYTWPYPFSMADSSPWVHITLGDGRTLQTKLLIGADGHNSGVRQAAGIRNVSWNYDQSAVVATLHLSEATENNVAWQRFLPSGPIALLPLSDTLSSLVWSTSHEHAAELVSMEEEEFVDAINSAFKPARAKGTKRTKGASKWSDVNHTDFIDSAGSMLQSAVAFLKPTRISARQLPPSVARVDAKSRVLFPLGLGHAAEYVRPRLALIGDAAHRVHPLAGQGVNMGFGDISSLLHHLSTAAFNGKDLGSMSHLTSYETDRQRHNTALLAATDLLKRLYSTRATLVVLLRTWGLQATNAVSPLKEQIMAFASK
- the COQ6 gene encoding ubiquinone biosynthesis monooxygenase COQ6, mitochondrial isoform X2, which produces MAAQLARVRWGAVFAAAQKGPRVSCRRWAGASADNVYDVVVSGGGLVGAAMACALGHDIHFCDKKILLLEAGPKKVLEKLPETYSNRVSSISPGSATLLSSFGAWDHICNMRCRAFRRMQVWDACSEALIMFDKDNLDDMGYIVENDVIMHALTKQLEAVSDQVTVLYKSKAVSYTWPYPFSMADSSPWVHITLGDGRTLQTKLLIGADGHNSGVRQAAGIRNVSWNYDQSAVVATLHLSEATENNVAWQRFLPSGPIALLPLSDTLSSLVWSTSHEHAAELVSMEEEEFVDAINSAFWSDVNHTDFIDSAGSMLQSAVAFLKPTRISARQLPPSVARVDAKSRVLFPLGLGHAAEYVRPRLALIGDAAHRVHPLAGQGVNMGFGDISSLLHHLSTAAFNGKDLGSMSHLTSYETDRQRHNTALLAATDLLKRLYSTRATLVVLLRTWGLQATNAVSPLKEQIMAFASK